TGGAGTGCCTTCATCACCTGAGTACCCCAATAATTTAATAGCCATAAGCAATTCTTTTGTACCCATGCGATTGTATGCGTTCCAGAAGTACATCAACTCATGGATGATAGATGTTCCCATGAGGTCCACAAACGCCACATCCGGATACTGCTTTTCCCGCTCCTCTAATTGCTTGTACTTCCTCAAAACAAACTTATCAAATGGAAGCTGTTTGTTTCCGCCTCCAATCCCACCTTTTCTACCTGTGGCATTGGCCCCGTGTCCTGGAATATAAGTGGGGGCTAACTTGATATACTTCTTTGCCAATTGAGCGTAGtgcttcaacttttcgGCTTTTTCCTCCTCCGTATCGTACTCAACCAACCCCATTTTAATCATCCGGTACTTTGCTGCGTACGAAGACCCACACATGAGCAAATAAGCACTCTTGCACCACGAACTCATGTCTATCAACAGGAGAAAGTCTCTGGCGGCAAGGTCAAACTCATGGTCAAAGCAATAGAAGGTTCCTCGGTCAAACACCAATAATGATTCGGCCTGTTGCATCTGGATCTTGTTGTTCGGATCGTCTGTAAACCCTTGCATCTGTTCAAtggccttcttcaattgtcCGTGTGATGCTAACACACGGCCCTGCTGTAACACCCACAACGCATTATGAGGGAAAATGGTTCTGGCCTTATCCAACAATTGGGGTGTGTAGAAGTCCGggttcatcaagatcttgtcgAGTTCACTATCGGAAATCGAGGTTCGGGCCCCAATATCAATGATGACAGAGACATTGGCATTGGTGTGCTCTGGTAATTGAAATCcttgatccacaaactgCACCGGCCCGTCGTAAAATACCAACAAGCACAACAACGCAAGGTCTCCATGGATGTTCCGACAGGTAATAGCATTTCTCCAGAGAAGCCTCAACCCTACGTCTCTCTCTCCTTTGAATCCCACAATTGCCAATACCTTCCCAATGGTTGGGGGGATCAATGAAAGCACCACCTGGAGAATCCCAAAGCAAAGCTGCACCCCCGAGTGGATGAACTCGTCGATGGTCGAGACATGCAAGTAGGTGTCGTTTCTTTCAGTAGAAGATTCGGTCAAAATAGAGGCACCCCCATAGGAATCAGCATAGTGAGGATCGGTCACCGAAGTTGTCAAGTCGGCCGACTCATCTAAAGTATCGAGAGCATCCGAGAACTCATCGTCATCCGAGTCGTCGTCATCAGCACCGGTAGCTGGAGCCTCATCGGTTCTAAAGGCAGTATTGGCTTCAGCTCGAGGAGAAACACCTCTTTGGTGTCCAGTCATCAAGGAGCTCTTCTTTCTCGTCAACGACGCCGCCGACAGTGTGGCCGAGAAGTTGGCAAATAAGTTGACTTTCTTGGGGTCGATAGAGTTACCGAGGTTCGTACCTTCGACCCGGGACTTTCTCATCTGGAAAACAGCCTCCAAatccttcatcaacttaaAGTCTGGAGGTAACGTCGACGTCTTCTCATCCACAAGACCAGGCAAGTCGACGGAGCTCACACTACTATTATTCTGAAACACCTTGGAAGACTGTTTTCTCAACCTAGAGAGGTTCCTATTGAAAATCGGCTCCAGGTCTTTGATTCGCTTATAAACCGCATCCAACGTGTGGTATGCCTTCCGTAACTTGTACAAAGCCTTGGCACTCTCCACCACCCCGTTGTTCTCCTGCAACAACATCAAGAGGGCATTCAATAAGGTGGATTCAGCATGGGTCACTTGAAACTCGGTTCCTGGCGGATAGATATAGGAAGTCACGAGGTTGTACCTGACGTTGTACTTTGCATTTTCTACCAGGGCGCTTTCGGCCCCCGATAACGTTTGGTGGGCTTTAGCCATGACCTCCGGCTCGAATCCCAAGGTGGCTTCAATGAACTCCATCACTCCTAATGCCAAGTGGAAAATCCCTACCGGTTGGTCGGACTCCAGGGTTTTGTTCTCCTGcaactttttcttcaacaagtcggTTCCTTCGGACGATCGGTCGTCAAGCAAGAAGTCCATGGCCTTTAGAGCCACCTCGAAGTCATGGACTTGTTTCAATATAGGTCCGTATAGTTTATCGTCATTATTGCTACCGAGCAGGTGTTGCAGCAGCTGGGATGATAACAGAAGCAACAGCGCTTTCTTGCGTAAACCTTTCAACATCATGCAACAAAGTGTGACAAGCGGGGTGTCTGACGATGACGGGGCAACTCTGAAAATATGGTGATACTTTAGTTATGGTTTAAGGTGTCACTCGTTGATCTGACGAGGCTACGCGCGACGCAGCGGGCGTGTGCAGGGTCCAAACCTGCCAATTGGTGTTTCAACTTTGCGTTGGCGATGTTCACTCCTTCGGCCTTTAAAAACATCACCTGGAAGACTTACATGGTGTACGGCTCGTTTTGTGGAGCCATGTTTGTGCATGTGTTCTTTTTTTTCCCTGAGACAA
Above is a window of Yamadazyma tenuis chromosome 1, complete sequence DNA encoding:
- the IML2 gene encoding Mitochondrial outer membrane protein iml2 (COG:S; EggNog:ENOG503NXIE), which encodes MDFLLDDRSSEGTDLLKKKLQENKTSESDQPVGIFHLALGVMEFIEATLGFEPEVMAKAHQTLSGAESASVENAKYNVRYNLVTSYIYPPGTEFQVTHAESTLLNALLMLLQENNGVVESAKALYKLRKAYHTLDAVYKRIKDSEPIFNRNLSRLRKQSSKVFQNNSSVSSVDLPGLVDEKTSTLPPDFKLMKDLEAVFQMRKSRVEGTNLGNSIDPKKVNLFANFSATSSAASLTRKKSSLMTGHQRGVSPRAEANTAFRTDEAPATGADDDDSDDDEFSDALDTLDESADLTTSVTDPHYADSYGGASILTESSTERNDTYLHVSTIDEFIHSGVQLCFGILQVVLSLIPPTIGKVLAIVGFKGERDVGLRLLWRNAITCRNIHGDLALLCLLVFYDGPVQFVDQGFQLPEHTNANVSVIIDIGARTSISDSELDKILMNPDFYTPQLLDKARTIFPHNALWVLQQGRVLASHGQLKKAIEQMQGFTDDPNNKIQMQQAESLLVFDRGTFYCFDHEFDLAARDFLSLIDMSSWCKSAYLLMCGSSYAAKYRMIKMGLVEYDTEEEKAEKLKHYAQLAKKYIKLAPTYIPGHGANATGRKGGIGGGNKQLPFDKFVLRKYKQLEEREKQYPDVAFVDLMGTSIIHELMYFWNAYNRMGTKELLMAIKLLGYSGDEGTPYSEAGYAVIPETEDEAMIRYFLQSLCLRSLGEISTGLSVLDSHVISKFVVSDSPFKFNRLNYSPYLCPTVLYEKTMFVWLLKTSKPEFDVQDVANESKSWLKKASTISDTGDYELSNRTNMRIKAASEKLDQLAQTKR